ttttgccaattcctttctcccacaaacacatacttttattacctccttcctccaaatcaattcccatacctctatctactaacagtttaaacccaaacaaacacctctaaccacttcttctaacgaattcgcaacagcaacaaccccagctctcgatagatgcaccccatcacgagcatacatttcatttcttccatagaagtgttcccagttgtctatgaaagatattgcatttgatttgcaatatctttccagccggcaattgacaccaagtgccctcgatatccattcatttcccactccctttcttggaagaatgccacatatgatcgggattcctcccttgctcctaactaactctatggctgttttatacctctgaatcagttcctcactcctaactcgaccaacatcatttcctcccacgctaatgcaaataatgggattgttcccattaccagccataatatcattcatgttgtttataatatcaccaatgccagctccgggatagcaaacccttaacctgttccccctatctctagcacaaaacgttctatccaaataccttatctgggaatctcccacaactaatgtttgcttaggtacttcctttactttctgaggggcctgcgcttcctttctcttcgttgctttcccttttgcgcgatccacagtctctccacagcactcgtcctccaaaacgtcaaatgaattagaagttgctatggcgtttgaaggcggctttatcaaagtcttcttaaggcccctgtctttcacaactctccaagacgaggtccctttactactggtctcctccttcgttacttctcgttgttctttcagctgacgcacctcctcccgcagaaagtccaactctgtcctcagggctcccactagagtcaccaggtccttaactacaacttccatattgcaatgataatataacaacactcaggagctccggttaacacaacctctcactgtgacttcacctgaccaacATCACAGGTACACTCTAGACGGTGCTCGTACTTTCCCAATCTTTTGGGAAAGTtattcgaatctataatagcaaataaaattagtcttcatcttgaaaaacataaattaataattgagtcgcaacatggttttataaatggccgttcatgtttaacaaatttgttatctttttattctagcatagttgaggcagttgatagtggtaaagattgtgatgttgtgtactttgactttagcaaagcttttgatacagtgccacatgaatgactgattaaaaagatagagtctcatggtattgggggtgctatattaagctggattagggcatggctataccaaaggaaacagagttagtataaatggaatcaagtcagagtgggaaaatgttgtaagtggagtgcctcaaggctctgtcctgggacctctgttgtttataatatatataaatgatttagattcaggtttgagtagcaacatttgcaaatttgccgatgatacgaaaatcggtagggaaattaattcggaggaggactcactatcacttcgagttgatctagatagggttttgaaatggacaaaggattggcagatgcagttaaatgctgataaatgtaaagttctgaggttaggtaatgatagagttacaagatacgagctagataagaacataagaacaaaggtaactgcagaaggcctattggcccatacgaggcagctcctatctataagcacccaatcctactcatatacatgtccaacccgcgcttgaaacaatggagggaccccacctccaccacgttacgcggtaattggttccacaaatcaacaaccctgttaccgaaccagtatttacccaagtctttcctaaatctaaacttatccaatttatacccattgtttcgtgttctgtcttgagttgattcttttaataccttattaatatcccctttgttatgtccattcatccacttgcaaacttctatcatgtcacccctaactcttcgtctttctagtgaatgcaatttaagctttattaatctttcttcatatgaaagacttctaatttggggaattaccttagtcatcctacgctggacacgttcaagtgaatttatatccattctataatatggcgaccaaaactgaactgcataatctaaatggggcctaactagagcaagatatagcttgagaaccacaccaggtgtcttgttactaacgctgcggttAATAAATCCaaatgtccgatttgccttattatagatggtgttgagattgcgaagtaggattgcgaaagggatctgggagttatgattagtaagaatttaaaacaaaaggatcaatgcataaatgttcgtaataaggcaaatcggacacttggatttattaatcgcagcgttagtaacaagacacctggtgtggttctcaagctatatcttgttgACCggaacacacactagaagttgaagggacgacgacgttttggtccgacctggaccattctcaagtcgatcatcgacttgagaatggtccaggacggaccgaaacgtcgtcgtcccttcaacttctagtgtgtggtctggtcaacatacttcagccacgttattgtgactcatcgcctgcaagctatatcttgctctagttagggccccatttagattatgcagttcagttttggtcgccatattatagaatggatataaattcacttgaacgtgtccagcgtaggatgactaagttaattccccaaattagaaatatttcatatgaagaaagattaacaaagcttaagttgcattcactggaaagtcgaagagttaggggtgacatgatagaagtttacaagtgggtgaatggacataacaaagaggatattaatagggtattaaaagtatcaacacaagacagaacacgaaacaatgggtataaattttataagtttagatttaggaaagacttgggtaaatactggttcagtaacagggttgttgatttgtggaaccaattaccacgttgtaacaaactaggctgttgtaagaattattccagaaggttccagaagttcgagtagggacctgacctctcaacaacgcccagtcccctgggaattagcaggtctgagtcacaaatggcgggcatctttgttcatagttttgtataatgaaccatcctatagtattcagtaatttagagaaattagcctttattcattttgcattaaaattgtattgtataataatactggatacaatatcaagagtattctaattattgagtttaagtcaccatcagtgacgtcacgaatcagatctaacttgtaaggcggagtgaccggcggtcataggtcatcagggttgacaggtctactatttctcaaagttcaattaaccatttttgggggatcgggaacagctctgccgttagatatttgtgtaatttaatttcagtaaaataattcaaccagtctggatcaattcagtacaaacagaggttaattgttataacttaaaccttgctagtaacttggtgaaactttgactaggcggaaggttacaatgctctagcctgggctaggccagacgaggaagagatcagtgtggatacaagagcaactgggagaggccaaccatcttacctctccccaagaccagcccaacatctttagctggttgcccaaggtatagttgctatggttatgtataggaatagtctccattgccactcaggtcaagtagggagtgttaaagtgacagggagtgaacatatttagattttgttttagtttttcttttaataaattaattaggtaataaattgcatttttattatttccatgtgttttatgtgtatacttgtcctggtcacgtggtccacacgaggcagagttggattgggcgccgattctaacaccgaatcattcctgtgtaattaatttcacaccctTAAGTTTttacggtcatcggttatagtggggatcaagccccaaggttgattaattagcgtgatcgatccagacctcgatcattgctcggttttctggtctggtggtggcagcgtagaggcgactctagggttttgctcaaagcctaggtcacgtcatactgggtgtagaatcctaagtcagtcaatcgtcttaggaccacgtggcgtggagttggctttggtaaacgttttggagtcccttggtagagaataaaaagtaagaatacgggtaaagagggaaaagaaggaaagataagtagagaggaaccctaacccgtgttacagcgtaacgtgctggaggtggggcccctcgattgtttcaagcgcgggtttgacaagtatatgagtgggattgggtggttataaataggagctgcctcgtatgggccaataggccctctgcagttgcctttgttcttatgtacttgtaaatttatcatcattacctagcctcagaactttacatttatcagcattaaactgcatctgctaatcttttgaccatttcgaaaccctatttagataaacttgaagtgataatgagtcttttTTCCTGTTAATTTCCCTAtcgatttttgtatatatatatgatcttaTGTTCTTAGATTAGACATAATATGAACGAGTTTTGTTGAATATAAAtaagagcggcctcgtatggtccaataccTTCCTTTTGtagttttttcattattttgtttCTATACCTTTTGGAAATGAGCATACAAAGATATAAAATACATCAGTACCAACTGAAACGTGAAACAATGGATGTAAATTCGGAAAGATAGACACAGGAAAATCACACGAAAATACTGGTTTTGAAATAGTGTGTTTAATCTATTAAAGACATAACTATTAACGCAATAGATGTTGATTCATGTATAATTCAAATTCATATATACCTCATGAAACACTCCAGCGATCCAATAtccggtataataattttttcctGAAATCTACTATCACATTTCTAAACtactatttacccaggtattttctCAATCAAACAATCCAATTTACTAACTGCTCTTATATTTACAGCTTTATTTATATTCCTTTTGTTATACCCCTTTCAGTAAATTGAATACTTTTATCAAGTTACCCGTTACTCTAGCGGGACCAATTACACCTGTCCCTACAATCTCACCTTTACCCTCCCGCGGCCAATATAAGCTGCTACTGGAAGCATAATCTTCttgacagttgtggtggtgggtcgttGTGATGTAGTTGTAGAGTGGTGCAGATTCTTCTACCAACATGTATAATGGCATTGGACTACAAACAGCCCGAGGGTCAGGCACTAATGGTTATGTGCAACGAAATCTTGCCCTAATTCGCAGCATTAAAAACAAGATTGATTTTCGCACAGAAGAGGAGTTACAAATGTTAGAAGATCAGAGAACCCAAGGTCCCAATGCTGAAATTCGTGAACATGCGCGCAAACGAGCTCTTGAGTTAAAGTGTGCTGAAATGGAAGATGTAATGAGGGAACAAGGGTACAGCGAGAAGGAGGTGCAGGAGAAGGTGGAGGTGTTCCGCGCCatgctgatggagcgggaccaggccGCCCCTGGCACCAACCACATCCCCAGAGACCAGTTCGGCAGACCTGATGTACGTGAAACCCATGCCGTTGCTGAAGCACAGCAGGAGAAGAACTCGCGTCTGAAAGAGACCTTTGGCATTTCTGAGTTTTTTGTAGAGGGTTCATCCCTAGACCCTAACAGAAAGGCAAAAGTGGACTTGGCTCGGGCAGCGGCAGCGGAGAAACAGAAGGCAACATTAGAGGGGTTAGGGACTGAGACTGGCAAGAAGTACGGGTGGATCCACACTCCGTCTCCTTCTCCAGAACGATCCAACAAGAAAGACAGAAAAgacaagaagaagaaaaagaggagCCGTGATCGGTCATCAAGTGCTGAATCTCGTAAAAAACATAAGTCCAAGAAGAGCAAAcagccaaagttaccaccgagaagggtctaaaagccactaggccctcaacctgcacaacattaaatagtgctcccactgaactgaacgctctctggccaatgctcaaaactttggtcactgagttaatcgaaagtctgctgtcttcacatggaatcaagcaaaccacagagactcggaagacaattgagcacaaactcaaaaaattcgaagatgtaatatccacaccgtcaagacagcagggcaagaggcacccccataaaaagcagatcactcgagtccagctcgtcggaaagcgacattgatgaggcaatttcaggaccattaagaacctataccccaattgcaacttccatggcgtgttcatcagactccatggataccacggaattatcagcacattccaagaacctagaattctaaagatcctgcaatggaatgcgcaaggactgcgcactaaattgcaacacttgcaatgcatagcagcaaccaaaggcatagacatcctgatactacaggagagcttgcttcgagccggattagaacctaatatctcaggctatcgaggcttcttccttccatggatcaatgggcaatccaggggatgtgcaatctatgtaaaatgtgacctgatctccaaatccataaccagcccacccaattgtggagcagggacagaggtaatgggagtcaccattgagctaagacacgacaaacttgaagtgttcaatgtgtacaggtctccacaagccgaaatggatctctgtgTTAttaggacacgcgacaacaacaaacaatcatttgtggagattttaatgcccatcatcgattggcactcggctcgaacaaaacaaatgaagccggcatacacattacacatctactagaccagcttccagaaatacaaacctaaacaagaatgaacctacccacatccaaggaggcagattagacctaaccttcgtttcagcctccctaagagatgcagcaacatggtcagttgagcccacactcacaagcgaccactatggggtccaaattgatcttcagttagacctacccaccccacctccgcctccatctgaagcctggaactttgctttagcaaactgggaccgatttcaaaacctcatttcagagtggcaaagaaactatgatcttcccgaagacattaatcaggcagaacaagaatttgtcaaagaatTTGTGATTCAaaatgcagccaaccactcaatccaactgaaaaaacagtccaccggacaccataaagatcattggtactattgcgaacgtgtcaaagaactcaaccatatactcaatagaacaagaaagctatacaaaaagcagccaagtgaccgcaacaggatcttactttgtgaggtcaaggaacatgtacatcgagagaccagacaaataaaagaacaaaagtggctagaatggtgttcacacctgaatgaacacacctctctcggagagatgtggcagcaaattcaccgggccaaagggaataaaacacctaaagctccacaccccaaagatcctcaacaggaagccgaagtactggcaaccaggtttgcagagagagcagccagcagatgtattagcagtacagaccggactagaggaagaaatgtggcagagaatccttacagcatgtgaagaagtctttgacactaatgcccccttcacactggatgagctcaatcgggctaagaaaaactccaaggatacatcccctggagccgacaaaataacctataaaatgattagaaacctcggcccagagggagacgctgcatacctaaggttaattaatttagcctggacttctcaaactagaccttctgcttggaatagagcagacatagtgccgatcccaaaacccaaagatccagctaatcccaggcccatctccaaagctgtgcagccaagacggctgacagaatggcactcaacagactggagtggaaaatgcctaaactgcaccatgatatgtatgcctatagaagaggggttggcacagtggaatgtattacaactctgttagcccacttgaatgacagaccaggaatgctgatattcctggacctcgaaaaagcctttgaactggctagcgccccagctattctctgctgcctcattgacaaagaggtcagaggcaacctgctctcctggaccaaatactgtctcataaacagagaagcaagagtaaaacttcatggcacagtctctgagaacaaaagacatgaaaatggtacaccgcaatgaggtattcttagccctcttctcttcaactgtttaatggaaagaataatgaggttgaaactcccacatcactgcaggctgctaaactacgcggactactttgtcatcatcataaaaggaagggatgcggcgcgccttgcacccaaatgcttagactgcatcagtaaagaggcaaaacagattgggatcaaactcaaccccctcaaagtcaaaggtcatgcccataaaaatagcgaagcccaacatccaactctttGGATggaggctttggtggttggactaggccaaaacaatggaaactcttgggttgcaagagcaggaaaagtcctaaacagactacatttaaaaaacatgattcttgatagagagggtgatcatccacacccaaattacactccttccgcgccgtgggaagagcctactttcaaaatagtaatagaaagtctcccaatgaaaaaggctgcctatgatccgacaatcctaaggcgcataatagaagagcaaatgtatagcatagcagtagcaggagccactcacatcttcacagacggatcggtggacacagaaaaagagagtgctggcgctgctctttgcacgaccagtgttcaggcatattggagactgggaggactagtatcatcaacccaaactgagctgttcgccatacaacaggcattcgcatatgtgattgcacaaaacactcaaaatgcaatcatacacacagactcaaaagctgcacttcaaatactaggaaaaAAACAGGGGAAAGATAATGtgtaaataattaccaccattttgtatcaaggagcagtcgctaaaggcaaaggcctcaacataactttaaactggatcccatcccatattggaatcccattaaatgaaaaagctgatgaaattgctaaattggcaactcgtcatcctgtgatacataaaacaattcaacccagcctagagaacataaaaaacatcatcaccaaaaaactctcacatctcaacaaagcctacctgcaccagagaatagctgaaggttcgccatctgcaacatggtatcttcaggcaaccaaattagaaaggttaaatatcccaaaaggaatccacagggaaatagcagttaggctatatagactacgtctaggttacagatgcaactgggagattggtgaaccccgacagagagagtgcatctgctgccaaactgtcacagaaaagtcattacttcactatcttctggaatgtgaagcaaccaatgaccttagaagagctttaagagttcctgaatcatgcattggccaccctgaagccatcaacacagccactctcctggtcaacaaaggtgtccagcagctggacagcctcataaagactgtgaagcagtatcctcccccgcgataacagcttgatggttaaatgcaacctcagaacactgggaaaaaaaattgaaccacttacgggctattcatgcccgtgccacctcttgggtggcttaatctttatcaatcaatcaatcctcatCACACacgggaggcatctcccgtcacacagggtgcagtcgcacctccacagatctccagtatcatctattgatactggaaatggctcaaaagggccaccacttatgggctattcatgcccaagccaccttttgggtggcttaatcttctctctctcgtgtttgtccaccatctggtcaccatttggtccgggagacatctcccgtcacgctgggtgcagtcgcacctccacagatctccagtatcattgatactggtgatggctcaaaagggccaccacttacgagctattcatgcccgtgccaccttttgggtggcttcatcttcatcttaacacattcataagggagacatctcccgtcatgcagggtgcattcgcacctccacagatctccagtatcagctcttgatactggtaatggcttaaaatggccaccacttactggctatttatgcccgtgccaccttttgggttgcttcatcttcatcttaacacattcataagggagacatctcccgtcatgcagggagcattcgcacctccacagatctccagtatcagctcttgatactggtaatggcttaaaagggccaccacttacgggctattcatgcccgtgccaccttttgggtggcttaatcttcatcaatcaatcatcataatcttcttaaactagcggaaaggcttgcaggaccagacaaccagcgctttgtcagtgaactaaacacattatatatagacaatggcctggcccccttcatagccactagcgtaaatctcactgcctcctctaccactaccaccaggacgacaaggtggtcaacttcaacaccgactccagaaccgcccatgacccgggcgacacgaaggtaattccttctccagctcccaacactatctcagcagccgcgctagcagacgtgctgtctacaaacgataataGCACCACCAGcgttcctgaaatagctacaaccaccaatcaacggcacctaaacctacctaaggctgcgaggcgaaagacaaaaacgcccactacgaaggttacggactcctcaaacgaggaaa
The window above is part of the Procambarus clarkii isolate CNS0578487 chromosome 16, FALCON_Pclarkii_2.0, whole genome shotgun sequence genome. Proteins encoded here:
- the LOC123760161 gene encoding serine/arginine repetitive matrix protein 2, with protein sequence MYNGIGLQTARGSGTNGYVQRNLALIRSIKNKIDFRTEEELQMLEDQRTQGPNAEIREHARKRALELKCAEMEDVMREQGYSEKEVQEKVEVFRAMLMERDQAAPGTNHIPRDQFGRPDVRETHAVAEAQQEKNSRLKETFGISEFFVEGSSLDPNRKAKVDLARAAAAEKQKATLEGLGTETGKKYGWIHTPSPSPERSNKKDRKDKKKKKRSRDRSSSAESRKKHKSKKSKQPKLPPRRV